The following are encoded in a window of Lacinutrix sp. WUR7 genomic DNA:
- a CDS encoding LytTR family DNA-binding domain-containing protein: MRCIIIDDEPLAIDIIESYCQAIGSIEVIDSFTNAIEALNFINNNTIDLVFSDIEMPNITGIELIKSLEGKVPYFIFTTAYPEYALEGFDLNAIDYLVKPIPFPRFIKAVNRVKEMMKLNDNSTSINFSSAGGEIKSHEDDFIFVKSEYENLKIDINSIKHIQGLKDYLKIHSEDAKPILTLMSFREIQSKLPENIFIRVHRSYIVNVNKITSIQKNRIVIKDERIPIGESYKSMVYSRLNL, translated from the coding sequence ATGAGATGCATAATAATTGATGACGAACCTTTAGCTATTGATATTATTGAATCGTATTGCCAAGCCATTGGTTCTATTGAAGTAATAGATAGCTTTACAAATGCAATTGAAGCTTTAAACTTTATAAATAACAATACTATTGATTTGGTTTTTTCGGATATTGAAATGCCAAATATAACAGGAATAGAACTTATTAAATCTTTAGAGGGCAAAGTACCTTACTTTATTTTTACGACTGCTTATCCTGAATATGCCTTAGAAGGTTTTGACTTAAATGCCATAGATTATTTAGTAAAACCAATCCCTTTTCCTCGTTTTATAAAAGCGGTAAATAGAGTTAAAGAAATGATGAAATTGAATGATAATAGCACTTCTATTAATTTTTCTTCCGCAGGTGGCGAAATTAAATCTCATGAAGATGACTTTATTTTTGTGAAATCAGAATATGAAAATTTAAAAATCGATATAAACAGTATCAAACATATTCAAGGTTTAAAAGACTATTTGAAAATTCATTCGGAAGATGCCAAACCCATTTTAACATTGATGAGTTTTAGAGAAATTCAGTCCAAATTACCAGAAAACATTTTCATTAGAGTACATCGATCTTATATTGTTAACGTTAATAAGATTACGTCGATTCAAAAAAATAGAATTGTTATAAAAGACGAAAGAATTCCTATTGGAGAAAGCTACAAATCCATGGTGTATAGCAGATTAAATTTGTAA
- a CDS encoding kelch repeat-containing protein produces MKKTALRFLYLSAIITLITSCSSDDDDDDNVGNWVKKSTFNEDARSSSTAFTIGNIGYIGTGYDGDDYYKDFWSYNMDTNSWQQLTDFPGEERSSAVSFVINNEGYMGTGYNGDTSEELADFYKYNVNTNSWTQIADFGGSARYGTVGFGSDTYGYVGTGYDGSDKKDFWKYDPATDAWEESFGFGGDKRRDGITFTIDNEVYLTTGISNGVYEEDFWVFNLDTEVWTELEDIDEDDDDDIIRSNAVAFTINGKGYVACGEYGSSIGTVYEYNPSSQAWVERTAFELYARRDAIAFSNGARAFVALGRNGTLYLDDNMEFFPNATQDDDDN; encoded by the coding sequence ATGAAAAAAACAGCCTTAAGATTTCTTTATTTAAGTGCTATAATTACATTAATTACTAGTTGTAGTAGTGATGACGACGATGATGATAACGTTGGAAACTGGGTAAAAAAATCAACCTTTAATGAAGATGCAAGAAGTAGTTCTACCGCCTTTACCATAGGGAATATAGGTTATATAGGAACGGGTTACGATGGTGACGATTATTACAAAGATTTTTGGAGTTATAATATGGATACCAATTCCTGGCAACAATTAACCGATTTTCCAGGTGAAGAAAGAAGTTCTGCAGTATCTTTTGTTATTAATAATGAAGGATATATGGGTACAGGTTATAATGGAGATACTAGTGAAGAATTAGCAGATTTCTATAAGTATAATGTAAACACAAATAGTTGGACACAAATTGCAGATTTTGGTGGTTCGGCACGTTATGGAACGGTTGGATTTGGTTCAGATACTTATGGTTATGTTGGAACGGGTTATGACGGAAGTGATAAAAAAGACTTTTGGAAATATGATCCAGCAACAGATGCTTGGGAAGAATCTTTTGGTTTTGGAGGAGATAAAAGAAGAGACGGAATTACATTTACTATTGATAATGAAGTGTATTTAACCACAGGAATTAGCAATGGTGTTTATGAAGAAGATTTTTGGGTTTTTAACTTAGATACCGAAGTTTGGACAGAACTTGAAGATATAGATGAAGATGATGATGACGACATTATTAGATCTAATGCTGTTGCATTTACTATTAATGGTAAAGGCTATGTTGCTTGTGGTGAATATGGATCTAGTATAGGTACTGTTTATGAATATAATCCTTCTTCTCAAGCTTGGGTGGAAAGAACAGCGTTTGAATTGTATGCACGAAGAGATGCTATTGCCTTTAGTAATGGAGCGCGCGCATTTGTAGCACTTGGTAGAAATGGTACTTTATATTTGGATGATAATATGGAGTTTTTCCCAAATGCAACTCAAGATGATGATGATAATTAA
- a CDS encoding DUF4907 domain-containing protein, with product MKNIHKYLVFSLTISMIAILVFYFQPESNTTNTITESPYSLKVLTKNDFWIYEVYNNENLFIRQEYIPAAIGKQVFKTKEDAEKMGKVVLAKLSQDKFPAISISDLDANNINFRKI from the coding sequence ATGAAAAACATACACAAGTACCTTGTTTTCTCTTTAACAATTTCAATGATTGCAATACTAGTTTTTTATTTTCAACCAGAAAGTAATACAACAAATACGATAACAGAATCCCCATATTCCTTAAAGGTTTTAACTAAAAATGATTTCTGGATTTATGAGGTATATAACAATGAGAATTTGTTTATTCGCCAAGAATACATTCCTGCAGCAATAGGAAAACAAGTTTTTAAAACAAAAGAAGATGCAGAAAAAATGGGAAAAGTTGTACTCGCAAAACTTTCTCAAGATAAGTTTCCAGCAATTAGTATAAGTGATCTTGATGCAAATAACATTAACTTTAGAAAAATTTGA
- a CDS encoding sensor histidine kinase codes for MKNKISYKEIIIHTLVWMCISTFPLLTAYIDLGEIPSGLYLKQAMRPIVFYINYLVFVPYLLLRRKLVLYILVSIVFLIVYNYVTEELIFNNLIVEFRDLPRPPNRPGGPFGIKHAISIVFSLSIFLLGGIFSLVVDFYKRDRLSKELENEQKDIKLQVLRNQLNPHFLFNSLNSIYSLVRSKSDDAPEAVITLSELMRYMLYEAGDKQVPLEKEINYIQNYIALQRLRLKNTEAVKLNINGETRNLKIYPLLLISFIENAFKYGTDYKGNTQIDIKIVVSNNQLVFKAENILGLHKRDMKNSGVGLKNIENQLHYLYKNNHKLIINETKTHYKVHLTLNLIDNEMHNN; via the coding sequence TTGAAAAATAAAATATCCTATAAAGAAATAATAATACACACCTTAGTTTGGATGTGTATTAGCACATTTCCGTTATTAACAGCATATATTGATTTGGGAGAAATTCCTTCCGGATTGTACTTAAAACAAGCAATGCGTCCTATTGTGTTTTATATAAACTACTTGGTTTTTGTTCCTTATCTATTGTTGAGACGAAAGTTGGTCTTATATATTTTAGTTTCTATTGTTTTTTTAATCGTTTATAATTATGTCACCGAAGAATTAATTTTCAATAACTTAATTGTAGAATTTAGAGACCTGCCAAGACCACCAAATAGACCTGGAGGACCATTTGGTATAAAACATGCTATTTCTATTGTTTTTTCTTTATCTATTTTTCTTTTAGGAGGGATTTTTAGCTTAGTAGTTGACTTTTATAAAAGAGATCGTTTATCTAAAGAACTAGAAAATGAACAAAAAGATATTAAGCTTCAGGTTTTAAGAAATCAATTAAATCCACACTTTTTATTCAACTCTTTAAATAGTATTTATTCTTTAGTAAGAAGTAAATCCGATGATGCTCCCGAAGCAGTAATCACCTTATCCGAATTAATGCGTTATATGCTTTATGAAGCTGGAGATAAACAGGTTCCGCTAGAAAAAGAAATCAATTATATTCAGAATTATATTGCATTGCAAAGGTTACGACTTAAAAATACGGAAGCCGTTAAACTGAATATAAATGGCGAAACAAGAAACTTAAAAATCTACCCTTTACTATTAATTTCTTTTATTGAAAATGCTTTTAAATATGGCACAGATTATAAAGGAAACACACAAATAGATATTAAAATTGTAGTTAGCAATAATCAATTAGTTTTTAAAGCAGAAAACATCCTCGGGCTACATAAACGGGATATGAAGAATTCTGGTGTCGGACTAAAAAACATTGAAAATCAGTTACATTATTTATATAAAAATAATCATAAACTGATTATAAACGAAACGAAAACACACTATAAAGTACATTTAACCTTAAATTTGATAGATAATGAGATGCATAATAATTGA